Sequence from the Mycoplasma cottewii genome:
AGTTTTGTTCCACCAAATCGATATAATGGAACTTATTTAATTGGTACTGGTTCAGCCGGACCTAGTGAATCGTTTGATGTTGGATCAATGGTTAAAAATCAAACATTATTAGAAACTTCAAAACAACTTATTGATCAAGTTACATTTATCGCTATTTCAATAGGTATGTTATTAATTATTACAGTTATTGTTACTTCAGCATTACTTGTTATGTTGATTGGAGATATTTATGTTTCTCAATATCAACAGTTTATGACTCTGATGAAAGCTTTAGGTTATTCAACATTTTCAATTAATAAATATGCATTTGGAACAGTATCAGTATTAAGTTTATTAGTTTGAATAGGTTCAACAATTCTGACTTGGTCAATAATATCAATAGTAATTACGATTATTACAAGACTTGGATTTGCGATTCCATATGGATTTGCATTATGAACTTTATTTACAAGTATAGCAATTGTCGGAATTTCGTTTGTAGGATCTCTTCTAGTTTCATCAAATAAAATTAGAAAGAAAAAACTTGCATCATTATTAAAAGAAACAACAGACTAATAGTAAAAGTTAAACAATTTTGTTTAGCTTTTTTATTATAATTAGAATAAATAGAAAAGAGATTAGAGTATGGAAAAAATTATTATGTATTTAAATCCTGGTTTCGAAGAAACAGAAGCAGTCAGTGTTTGTGATATTTTAAAACGTGCTGATATTCAAGTGGATATAGTTTCAACAATTGATGATTTAGAAGTAATTGGAGCTCACAACATTACTATTAAAGCTGATAAATTGTGAAAAGATATTAATATCAATGATTATGATGGAATGTTTTTACCTGGTGGAAGTGGAGTTATGAGTTTAGTTGGAAATCAACGTATGATTGATGAAATTTTACATTTCAATAGTCAAAATAAATTAATAGCTTCAATTTGTGCAGCTCCTCAAATTATTGGTCAAACTAAATTATTAGATAATAAAAACGTTAGTTACTTTCCAGGATGTAATCAATTTTTAGAAAATAGTAATTATGTCAAAAAAGCATTTGCAACTGAAAATAATATTATTACAGGAGCAAGTATGGGTTCTGCTATTTTATTTGGATTAGAACTTGTTAGATATCTAAAAGGTGAACAAATAAGTAAAGAATTAGAAAAAAATTTAGTAATTTTAGGTAAATAATTTTAAAACACTTCTAATACATTATTAGAGGTGATTTTTATTAAACTTGTAAAACAAACTCAAATTAACGATTGTTCAATAGCATGTTTAGCTATGGTTATTAATTATTATTACAATCAAAATTATGATGTAGATCATCTTAAAGTAGAAAACAATTATAATGATGAATCATTAAGTTTTTTTGATATTAATAATTTAAGTGAAAAATACTTTTTAAAAACAACAGCCCTAGAAATAGAACAAGACTTAGAACAAGTTGATCAAGAAATTTATTTAGCTCAAGTTGTTAATCAAGCAGGAATGATGCATTTTGTTGTTGTTGAAAAACAAAAAGATTTTTTAATAGTTTATGATCCAAGTAAAACTAAAAAAGAAAAATTTACTTATAATGATTTTTATAAAATTTTTACAGGCTATATTCTAATTTTTAAATCTAATAAAAGACAATTTCTAGCAAATTATAATCATATTAAATCTATTTTTTATAATTTCAATTTGACTTGTATTGCTTATATTTTAATTAATCTATTTTCAGTGTTATTAGTTGTTTTAGAAATGAGATTTTTATATATTTATTCATCATCATTTCTCAACAAAAATAATTCTATTTCTATTTATCTTTACTTTTTATTTATATTTTTAATTAACATAACTATTGGTGAAATTTCAAAAATACTTTTAAATAGTTTATATAAGAAAAATAAAGCTAAAAAAACTAAACTATTTTATAACTATCTAATTGAAAACAATACTAAATTAGATCTAGTTAACAGTTATAGTGAAATTAAATTTTTATCTAGTTTTGAAACACTTAATTTTTTAAGTTTAATTTCAAGTTTTATAAGTTCAATTGTAATTTTATCTGCTGTTTATTATGTTAATAAAACTATATTTTTAGTATTATTAGTTTTTGATTTAATATGATTAACAATCAGTTTTATTTATAAATTAGTTACAGAAAACAAATCAATAGAAAATAAAGAAACTAATTTCGTATCTAGTTTATTTAATAAAAACGCTTTATTTGATAAAGATAATATTTTTAAAACAATAGAATCTTTAGATCAAACTAAACTAGATATTTTAAATGTGTGTTTTTCAATAGTTGAAAAGATAAGTTTATTAGTTATTTATTTTGTTAGTTGAGAATTATTAAAGTTTAATTATTTAGAATTTAGTTTACTTATTATTGTGATTTTATTTAAATCAATTCATAGTAATGATCTAAAAAAGTAATTTATTTTGTAGAAAATTATTCTAAATATAAACAAATAGCAACTAAATTTAAAAACTATGATACTAAAATCGAATATCAAGAATTTGAAAATATTAACAGTTTTGAATTAAAAGATTTATCAACTGATAAACACTTTATTTTCAATAATAAAATTAATGTTATTTCAAATGAATATAAACTAAATTTATTAACTAAAGATATTAATCAAATTGATCATATTTTAGTTTTAATAAATGATTTAAATATTAAAAATATTTCTAAACTTTCTCTTAAAAACATATTAAAAATTTAGATGATATTAATATTAATTATTCAACAATTTTTCAAAATATTATTGTTGATACTAATAAAGAAAATATCTTTGAAAATGAAATTATTAAAAATCTTCTAACTAAATACAATATAAATTTAATCAAAATAATAAATAGTGCTGATCTGAATAAAAAGAATATGAAATTATTAAATTACTAAGAATTTTTATCTAAACAGTCAATATATTTTATTAAAAGATGATTTTGAAATTATAGAAAAACAAGATATAGAAAATGTTTTAAAATTATTTGAAAATTATAATTCTAATACAAGATTGATTACAACTTTTAACTATACTCAAGTATAATTAAGACATTAAAGGAAGTTGTTTTATGTTAGAGATTAATTATTTTAATAATACAGAAGTTGATATGAAAAACTGAGAGGATTTTGGATTAAAAATCTTAACAAAAGCTTATGAATTTTTCAAATTTGATTATGATGTTGAATTATCTATTACTTTTGTTGATGATGATCAAGCTCAACAAATAAATAAACAGTATAGAAATCATTCTTATATTGCTGATGTTACTAGTTTTCCTGTTGAAATGACAGATCAAGAAATTAAAACACTAGGTTTTAGAGAATTAGGAGATATTTTTATTAATTTAACTGAAGCAAAAAGAAAAAGTGTTAAATATAATCACACTATCGATCAAGAAATGGGATTTTTATTTGTTCATGGTTTTTTACACTTATTAGGTTATGATCATGAATTAGAAGATGAAGAAGCTGTTATGTTTGATTTACAGGATAAAATTTTAAAATTATCAAACATAGAATATGAAATTAAATTTACAGAAGATGATTATTTAGAAGTGGAGAATGAACATGAATAATTTTAAATCAGGATTTGTTTCAATTGTTGGAAGACCAAATGTTGGAAAATCTACATTATTAAATAGAATAATGAAACAAAAAATCTCAATTGTTACTAATAAAGCTCAAACAACAAGAAATAACATTAAAGGAATTTATACAAAACCAAATCAATATCAAATTGTTTTTATTGATACTCCAGGAGTTCATACTAGTAAAAAACAATTAGATAGATTTATGAATTCTAGTGCTTTAAAAAGTACAAAAGATGTTGATGTATTATTATTTTTAGCACCAGCTGATGAAGTGATTGGTAAAAACGATATGTTTTTATTAAAACAAATTCAAAATGTTGAAACTAATAAAATTTTAGTTATTACTAAAGCTGATAGTGTTTCAAAAGAACAACTTATTCAAAAAGCTAGTGAGTGAAACACATATCAAAATCAATTTGATGAAATTATTATTACAAGTAGTTTGGAAAATATTAATATTGATAAATTATTAGATTTAATTGTTAAATATTTACCAGAAACTAATTTCCAATTTTATGATGATGATACAGTTACTGATCAACCAGAACGTTTTACAATAAGAGAAATTATAAGAGAAAGTATCTTATTAAAAACTGGTCAAGAAGTTCCACATAGTGTTGCAATTTTAATCGATCAATTAGAAAAAAATGATTATGAAATTAATATAGTTGCAACAATTGTAGTTGAAAGACAATCTCAAAAAGGAATTATTATTGGAAAACAAGGTTCAAAAATTTCTGATATTAGATATAAATCAAAAAAACAATTACAAGAAATTTTTGAAAAACCAGTTAATTTAGAACTATTTGTTAAAGTTCAAGAAAACTGAAGAAACTCAGCGAGTTTAATTAAAAAAATGGGTTATGACAAGGATAAATACTAATGAGTGAAAAAATCATTCAAGCTATTGTTTTAGATAGTTTTGATTATCAAGATTTTGATAAGATAGTTACAGTTTATTCTAATTTGTATGGAAAATTAAGTTTTGTTAGTCTTGGAGTTAATAAAAGTGT
This genomic interval carries:
- a CDS encoding DJ-1 family glyoxalase III, which produces MEKIIMYLNPGFEETEAVSVCDILKRADIQVDIVSTIDDLEVIGAHNITIKADKLWKDININDYDGMFLPGGSGVMSLVGNQRMIDEILHFNSQNKLIASICAAPQIIGQTKLLDNKNVSYFPGCNQFLENSNYVKKAFATENNIITGASMGSAILFGLELVRYLKGEQISKELEKNLVILGK
- a CDS encoding cysteine peptidase family C39 domain-containing protein yields the protein MIFIKLVKQTQINDCSIACLAMVINYYYNQNYDVDHLKVENNYNDESLSFFDINNLSEKYFLKTTALEIEQDLEQVDQEIYLAQVVNQAGMMHFVVVEKQKDFLIVYDPSKTKKEKFTYNDFYKIFTGYILIFKSNKRQFLANYNHIKSIFYNFNLTCIAYILINLFSVLLVVLEMRFLYIYSSSFLNKNNSISIYLYFLFIFLINITIGEISKILLNSLYKKNKAKKTKLFYNYLIENNTKLDLVNSYSEIKFLSSFETLNFLSLISSFISSIVILSAVYYVNKTIFLVLLVFDLIWLTISFIYKLVTENKSIENKETNFVSSLFNKNALFDKDNIFKTIESLDQTKLDILNVCFSIVEKISLLVIYFVSWELLKFNYLEFSLLIIVILFKSIHSNDLKK
- the ybeY gene encoding rRNA maturation RNase YbeY — protein: MLEINYFNNTEVDMKNWEDFGLKILTKAYEFFKFDYDVELSITFVDDDQAQQINKQYRNHSYIADVTSFPVEMTDQEIKTLGFRELGDIFINLTEAKRKSVKYNHTIDQEMGFLFVHGFLHLLGYDHELEDEEAVMFDLQDKILKLSNIEYEIKFTEDDYLEVENEHE
- the era gene encoding GTPase Era, encoding MNNFKSGFVSIVGRPNVGKSTLLNRIMKQKISIVTNKAQTTRNNIKGIYTKPNQYQIVFIDTPGVHTSKKQLDRFMNSSALKSTKDVDVLLFLAPADEVIGKNDMFLLKQIQNVETNKILVITKADSVSKEQLIQKASEWNTYQNQFDEIIITSSLENINIDKLLDLIVKYLPETNFQFYDDDTVTDQPERFTIREIIRESILLKTGQEVPHSVAILIDQLEKNDYEINIVATIVVERQSQKGIIIGKQGSKISDIRYKSKKQLQEIFEKPVNLELFVKVQENWRNSASLIKKMGYDKDKY